Proteins encoded by one window of Torulaspora delbrueckii CBS 1146 chromosome 2, complete genome:
- the VMA5 gene encoding H(+)-transporting V1 sector ATPase subunit C (similar to Saccharomyces cerevisiae VMA5 (YKL080W); ancestral locus Anc_2.634) encodes MSTALYTANDFVLLSLPEKTKPATSPSLSADKWLQESLIGGRAFVSDFKVPEFKIGSLDSLIVESEELAKHDTQIGGSIAKIVEILGGLSEAGTNAYKTLPINNVPVPEYLENFHWQTRKFKLDKSINDLMNLISNEAAQLDADVRATYANYNNAKTNLAAAERKKTGDLSVRSLHDVVKPQDFILNSEYLTTILVAVPKSLKADFEKSYETLAKNVVPGSAGVIAEDAEYILYNVHLFKKSVQDFSAKARERKFIPREFNYSEELIDQLKKEHDSAASLEQNLRVQLVRLAKTAYADCFINWFHIKALRLYVESVLRYGLPPHFNTKVIAVPPKNLSKCKAELIEAFGFLSGNAFTRDKQGKIVKQDTSLHQYAQLVDTEYEPFVIYVINL; translated from the coding sequence ATGTCTACTGCTCTTTATACAGCGAATgactttgttcttctttcgcTACCTGAGAAGACGAAACCGGCAACTTCGCCAAGTTTGAGTGCCGATAAATGGTTGCAAGAGAGTTTGATTGGTGGCAGAGCTTTTGTATCTGATTTTAAAGTCCCTGAATTCAAGATTGGATCATTGGATAGTCTTATTGTGGAGTCTGAGGAATTGGCCAAACACGATACTCAGATCGGTGGTTCGATCGCCAAAATTGTGGAGATCCTAGGTGGATTAAGTGAAGCTGGGACGAACGCTTACAAGACACTTCCTATAAATAATGTACCTGTCCCAGAatatttggaaaatttcCATTGGCAAACTAGGAAGTTTAAATTGGACAAGAgtatcaatgatttgatgaacttgatTTCTAATGAGGCTGCCCAGTTGGATGCAGATGTGAGAGCGACTTATGCGAACTATAACAATGCCAAGACCAATCTTGCTGCTGCAGAGCGGAAGAAGACTGGTGATTTGTCCGTCAGATCTCTGCATGATGTCGTGAAACCACAGGATTTCATCCTGAACTCGGAGTACTTGACCACAATTCTTGTGGCTGTGCCCAAGAGTTTAAAAGCTGACTTTGAGAAAAGTTACGAGACCCTTGCCAAGAACGTTGTGCCCGGGTCAGCAGGCGTCATCGCCGAGGATGCAGAGTACATACTTTACAACGTTCacttgttcaagaagagtgTTCAGGATTTTTCAGCAAAGGctagagaaagaaaattcaTTCCTCGTGAGTTTAACTACTCAGAAGAGttgatcgatcaattgaagaaggagcACGATTCTGCTGCCAGTCTCGAACAAAATCTACGCGTTCAATTAGTTAGATTGGCAAAGACCGCATATGCTGATTGttttatcaattggttTCACATCAAGGCCCTTCGTCTCTACGTTGAATCCGTGCTACGTTATGGGTTACCTCCACATTTCAACACCAAGGTGATCGCAGTACCTCCAAAGAACTTGTCAAAATGTAAAGCAGAGTTGATTGAAGCCTTTGGATTCCTCAGCGGGAATGCTTTCACTAGAGACAAACAAGGTAAGATTGTGAAACAAGATACCAGTTTGCACCAATACGCACAATTGGTCGATACAGAATATGAGCCATTCGTTATCTACGTTATAAACTTGTAG
- the SMY1 gene encoding Smy1p (similar to Saccharomyces cerevisiae SMY1 (YKL079W); ancestral locus Anc_2.633): MLWSSNQVLDDVYHIKGPLREEAGIKVLLKLNSVKDEAMRLPYKVKDSQTIVVEGKAHSQEHLAGQNLKLFRVDQIFNPGAQTKDTTSSIIGDSVAQLFNGYNVAIMAYGQTDSGKTSTMFGYNKGDGVINGVCKQIFTTVETGSENNIDYSISLSIIEVNCESIRDLLAPLSEQKPLKLRLDSKKSSISIKNLRCVYVTSLLEALSYCEKGRSLASSRSSVIIRITVEQRDNVKEVFKTGSFQLVDLGSSDKIDKQNNLGISPENTKKINQSMVTLENVARSLAGTEQSVKNGRPRSGNYYIPYKESCLTQLLQETIGGNCKTTLVLMCSTAKQDEEETLNTLNFGANMKLVKNLFQQNKAGTNSKAMLDLLMKDFDAKEKNYQSHIQLLEKELMNLKKLQYGSETADKQNEIMLENKKLKAQLESLSQLLHSSSSKANVSTKNDEEHSKIMGILMEKCEKVMEVQMRLDNEISSNKSLTSQLEFKSSKEEALAAMNLKLLEQLQANEEEMKDLLASNLHMRQDLEKWSNLANSRFETIGDLEGMLREVHVSKLENPAARRLSSSSAGSAKSQLDESSQSGKLSWFFKNTTPNAKASRKISINSVSSKGSEESLRIRSSRTGLNLHAVRLNEGIADADSLKSK, translated from the coding sequence ATGTTGTGGAGCTCAAATCAAGTGCTAGACGATGTATATCATATCAAGGGACCACTGCGAGAGGAAGCAGGGATTAAAGTGCTTCTGAAGCTAAATTCGGTGAAGGATGAAGCGATGAGACTTCCATATAAGGTGAAGGATTCTCAGACTATTGTTGTCGAAGGCAAAGCACACTCTCAAGAACATCTAGCTGGTCAAAACCTTAAGCTTTTTCGAGTGgatcaaattttcaatcCTGGAGCTCAGACTAAAGATACTACGTCGTCCATCATTGGTGACAGTGTCGCCCAACTTTTTAATGGTTATAATGTTGCGATAATGGCCTATGGGCAAACGGATTCAGGGAAGACTAGCACAATGTTTGGTTACAATAAAGGAGATGGGGTCATAAACGGTGTCTGTAAGCAGATCTTCACTACTGTCGAAACTGGGTCCGAAAATAACATTGATTATAGTATCAGTTTGAGCATTATTGAAGTTAATTGCGAAAGCATCAGGGATCTCCTAGCTCCTCTATCCGAACAAAAACCTTTGAAGCTTCGATTAGACTCGAAAAAGTCATCTATCTCAATAAAGAACCTGCGATGTGTGTATGTCACATCTCTTTTAGAAGCTTTATCATATTGCGAGAAAGGTCGATCCTTGGCCTCTTCCAGGTCTAGCGTTATAATTAGGATAACTGTGGAGCAGAGAGACAATGTTAAGGAAGTGTTCAAGACCGGGTCTTTCCAATTGGTAGATTTGGGAAGCTCAGATAAAATAGACAAGCAAAATAACCTGGGCATATCTCCAGAAAATACCAAGAAGATAAACCAATCAATGGTTACTTTAGAGAACGTTGCTCGCTCTTTAGCGGGTACCGAGCAAAGTGTCAAAAATGGCAGACCTCGTTCTGGTAATTATTATATTCCCTACAAAGAATCGTGCCTAACTCAGctgcttcaagaaacaaTCGGAGGTAATTGCAAAACTACCTTGGTGTTGATGTGCTCGACAGCGaaacaagatgaagaagagacacTTAACACCCTAAACTTCGGCGCTAACATGAAGCTCGTGAAGaacctctttcaacaaaataAAGCAGGGACGAATTCTAAGGCCATGCTAGATTTGCTTATGAAAGACTTTGATGCCAAGGAGAAAAACTATCAATCTCACATTCAATTACTGGAAAAGGAATTAATGAATCTGAAGAAACTTCAGTATGGAAGCGAGACTGCTGATAAACAGAATGAAATAATGTTagaaaacaagaagttaAAGGCACAGCTAGAGTCGCTTTCCCAGCTGCTGCATAGTTCAAGTTCAAAAGCTAACGTTAGCACCAAaaacgatgaagaacattCGAAAATAATGGGAATACTAATGGAAAAATGTGAGAAAGTTATGGAGGTACAAATGAGATTAGATAATGAGATATCATCTAACAAGTCTCTCACCTCCCAATTGGAATTCAAATCCTCTAAGGAGGAGGCTTTGGCAGcgatgaatttgaagctgcTAGAACAGTTACAAGCTAACGAGGAGgaaatgaaagatttactAGCTTCCAATCTGCACATGAGGCAAGATTTAGAAAAATGGTCTAATCTTGCTAATTCACGTTTTGAAACAATTGGAGACCTCGAAGGCATGTTAAGAGAGGTTCACGTTTCCAAGCTCGAAAATCCTGCTGCAAGAAGATTGTCGAGCTCGTCAGCGGGCAGCGCCAAAAGTCAACTGGATGAAAGTTCTCAATCAGGGAAACTTTCgtggttcttcaaaaatacCACTCCTAACGCCAAAGCGTCAAGGAAAATCTCCATCAACAGCGTAAGCTCGAAAGGGTCCGAGGAGTCATTGAGAATACGAAGCTCGAGAACTGGACTTAATCTACATGCTGTGAGGCTCAACGAAGGGATCGCCGATGCGGACAGCTTGAAGAGCAAATAG
- the TEF4 gene encoding translation elongation factor EF1B gamma (similar to Saccharomyces cerevisiae TEF4 (YKL081W); ancestral locus Anc_2.635) has protein sequence MSLGTLYFMDISPRSQLLEGLINYFKLDVKLVSYKDDAQFAELFPLKKTPAFIDAKGFKLTELQAIAYYLVSLLKDEKVEKAFLGACPKEKANVLRWVSLSNSDVLQTAMAGLFPLVGYVPYNKKQVDTALEKLESYAQFFEQRLQEFTYLVGERITLADIIAASAWEKVLTALCGPEFRNKHPYLVRWFTTVSASPYVKSVWGDLKFAEKAMEAPKKAKAEKPKKAAEPAKPAAKKEEPKDAPPAEQKKPKHPLEALGKSSFILDEWKRKYSNEDTRPVALPWFWENYNAEEWSIWKVDYKYNDELTLTFMSNNLVGGFFNRLSASTKYVFGSLVVYGENNNNGITGAIMVRGQDYAPAFDVAPDWESYSYSKLDPSNEQDKEFINNMWAWDKPVVVNGEPREISDGKVLK, from the exons ATGTCTTTAGGCACTTTGTACTTTATGGATATCTCTCCAAGATCTCAACTCTTGGAGGGATTGATTAACTACTTCAAATTGGATGTTAAACTTGTTTCTTACAAGGACGATGCTCAATTCGCTGAATTGTtcccattgaagaagactcCAGCTTTCATTGATGCCAAGGGTTTCAAGCTAACTGAATTGCAAGCAATTGCTTATTACT TGGTCTCTCTTTTGAAGGACGAAAAGGTTGAGAAGGCTTTCTTGGGTGCCTGTCCTAAGGAAAAGGCTAATGTCTTGAGATGGGTTTCTCTATCTAACAGCgatgttcttcaaactgCTATGGCTGGCTTATTTCCATTGGTTGGCTACGTCCCATACAACAAGAAGCAAGTAGACACTGCTCTAGAAAAACTAGAATCTTACGCTCAATTTTTCGAGCAAAGATTGCAAGAGTTCACGTACTTGGTCGGTGAAAGAATCACTTTGGCTGATATCATCGCTGCCAGCGCTTGGGAAAAAGTCTTGACTGCCCTATGTGGTCCAGAATTCAGAAACAAGCACCCATACTTAGTCAGATGGTTCACCACTGTCTCAGCTTCTCCATACGTTAAGTCTGTTTGGGGTGACCTCAAATTTGCTGAAAAGGCTATGGAAGCACCAAAGAAAGCTAAGGCTgagaagccaaagaaggcTGCTGAACCAGCTAAGCCTGCTGCCAAGAAGGAGGAACCAAAGGACGCCCCACCTGCTGAACAaaagaagccaaagcaCCCATTGGAAGCTCTAGgtaaatcttctttcatTCTAGACGAatggaagagaaaatacTCTAACGAAGACACCAGACCTGTCGCTTTGCCATGGTTCTGGGAAAACTACAACGCTGAAGAATGGTCCATCTGGAAGGTTGACTACAAGTACAACGAtgaattgactttgacCTTCATGTCTAACAACTTGGTCggtggtttcttcaacagactATCTGCTTCCACCAAATACGTCTTTGGTTCTCTAGTCGTCTACGGTGAAAACAACAACAATGGTATCACCGGTGCCATCATGGTCAGAGGCCAGGACTACGCCCCAGCCTTCGATGTCGCTCCAGACTGGGAATCCTACTCTTACAGCAAGTTGGACCCATCCAACGAGCAAGACAAGgaattcatcaacaacatgTGGGCTTGGGACAAGCCCGTCGTCGTTAACGGTGAACCAAGAGAGATCTCTGACGGTAAAGTGTTGAAATGA
- the RRP14 gene encoding ribosome biosynthesis protein RRP14 (similar to Saccharomyces cerevisiae RRP14 (YKL082C); ancestral locus Anc_2.636): MSNTLEERLRANSNAFEGLLALIPAKYYYDDKTQDQWKAQKKSKSQAKEDKMKKLDPDQMDDETLSTLEIMKKKEGNAKPVILPGEKHKITRASKEPVKESKESVGKEEEEEKIGLIFDDEGNEVKEDVSEEETVQSKVQEQMKSQKPEKKNLEALRSKLQSKIQELKEKRKAPGTRVKGAPSSREAILAERKQKLESKKQKRRQPEEEEEVNASENSDSDLDEESDNEQSRKKQKVDNLADQVMFQNIVFDDGNAITSNLQNLRKLAKKKGPANNDIRAHLKLAEARKSKLESKDELDQIKEKEKSKWQRATLQAEGVKLKDDEKLLRKALKRKEAKKRKSSLDWKERQRTVATNIAEKQKRREANLKIRKDNKGVKRSKQQKMMRKFTGNKGPKKSRAGFEGRLKSGKKT; the protein is encoded by the coding sequence ATGTCAAACACATTGGAGGAACGCCTTCGGGCCAATTCAAATGCTTTTGAAGGACTTTTAGCTCTGATTCCTGCAAAATATTACTATGATGACAAGACTCAGGACCAGTGGAAGGcacagaagaagagtaaatCGCAGGCTAAGGAGGAtaagatgaagaaattggatcCCGATCAGATGGATGATGAGACTTTAAGTACATTAgaaataatgaagaagaaggaaggaAATGCGAAACCAGTTATACTGCCCGGTGAAAAGCACAAGATCACTCGAGCATCTAAGGAACCTGTCAAGGAGTCCAAAGAATCTGTGggaaaagaggaagaggaagaaaagattggtctgatatttgatgatgagggGAATGAAGTAAAGGAAGATGtatcagaggaagagaCGGTACAATCGAAGGTGCAAGAGCAGATGAAATCTCAAAAGccagagaagaagaacctTGAAGCTCTGAGATCAAAGCTCCAGTCCAAGATCcaggaattgaaggaaaagaggAAAGCTCCCGGTACCAGAGTAAAGGGTGCCCCAAGCTCTAGAGAGGCCATCCTGGCGGAGAGAAAGCAGAAGCTGGAAAGTAAGAAGCAGAAGCGCAGGCagccagaagaagaggaagaggttAACGCCAGCGAAAACAGCGATTCAGATCTCGATGAGGAAAGCGACAACGAGCAAAGCagaaagaaacagaagGTCGACAATTTGGCTGACCAAGTCATGTTTCAAAACATAGTCTTTGATGATGGAAATGCTATAACCTCTAACTTACAAAATCTGAGGAAActggcaaagaagaaaggaCCGGCAAATAATGACATAAGAGCtcatttgaaattggctgAGGCAAGGAAGTCAAAACTAGAATCCAAGGACGAATTGGATCAAAttaaagagaaagagaagagCAAGTGGCAAAGAGCCACACTACAAGCGGAAGGTGTTAAACtaaaagatgatgaaaagctGCTGCGTAAGGCACTTAAGAGAAAGGAAGCTAAGAAGAGGAAATCATCTTTGGATTGGAAAGAGCGTCAAAGAACTGTTGCTACAAATATTGCGGAAAAGcagaagagaagagaagcTAACCTCAAGATAAGGAAGGATAACAAAGGTGTCAAGAGGTCGAAGCagcaaaagatgatgcGGAAGTTCACTGGAAACAAAGGTCCCAAGAAAAGCAGAGCTGGTTTCGAAGGTAGGTTGAAGAGTGGCAAGAAAACATGA